The Nocardia sp. NBC_00508 nucleotide sequence CGCGATCATCCAGGCCAGTTCCGCCCAAGCGATCGCCCAGGCCGCGCCGGAGGCGACGGCCCGGTCCAGATGCCTGCGCGCGGCCCCGAGCGCCACGTCCGCATCGGCGAGGTTCGCGTAGGTGAGCGTCTCGAAGAGCTCACCGCGCTGCTCGCCCGCCCGATCGTCCGCCGTGGCGAATTTCCTTCGCGCCCTGGACAGTACGTCGGCCGCGCGCAGGTCCAGGTGGATCAGCAGCAGTTCGAGGCCCCAGGTGAACTCGACCGCGGCGGGCAGGCCGATATCGGCTGCGGTCGTCTCCCGCCAGCTACGGCGCAGGTCGGGGTCGGCCAGGCACTCCGCGGCGCACTCGTCCAGCAATTGCGCGGTGTAGGCGTGCCTACCCTGCCAGATGGCGATCCAGCCGACCAGCGCGGTGGCGTTGATGCGCAGCCGGGTCGGCGGCGGATCGAGCTGTGCGGTGGCTTCCAGGGCCTGTTCGGTGAGGCCGGTGATGGCGCGGTTGGATCCGGTGATGAACGGCACCCGCAACGCCATCAGCGTCGCGGCGGTCTCCAGTCCGACGACGGCCTCCTCCGGGTCGGCCAGACTGGTTTCGATGGCGATCAGGATGTTGTCCCATGCCGCGCGCGCCCAGTCGATCCACTCCTGTTCCCGCGGGCCGTACCAGGTGGCCGGGCCCGCGGCGACCCGGTCCCGGTAGTGGCGCCGGTGCCGGGCGAGCAGCCGCGCCTCGTCCACGTCGTCGTCGCGCGCCGACAGGCGGTCACGCATGAAGAGCCGGACGCTCTCCAGCAGGTAGTACCGGACCGCGGTCGCGGTCATGCGCACCGACAGCAACGACCGTTCGACCAGACGCTCGAGCAACCGGTCGATCTCCTCGGCGGGCAGCGCGGTGTCTGCGCATACCGCCACGATCGCGTCGACTTCCGCGCCGGCGCACGGAGTGTCGTCGCTGTCCGCGTCGCAGCCGGTGGCGAACACCGACATCCGTTCCAGCAGCAGTTGTTCGAGGTCGGTGCACAGACCGTAGGACCAGGCGATCACGTCGCGCACGCTGCGGTGGCGTTCCCCGACGCCGCCCCTTGCGCCGTGCGTCCACTGCAGGCGCCGGTCGGCGGTGTCGCCGGACAGCTCGCGCAACACGATCGCAGGCGGCCGATGCAGCAGCCGCGCCGCGGCCAGGCGGATGAACAGCGGATTGTTGTCGACATGCCCGCAGATGCGCGCGGCGATCGCGAGTTGTGCGGGATCCTCGGGTATCGGCCGTCCGGTGCGCTCGGCGCGCCGCCGGAACAACTCGAGTGCGTGCACGCTGGACAGCGGCGGCACCGCCACCAGGTGCTCGTCGATCCAGCCCACCGGCTCCCGGCTGGTCGCGACGACGGTGAGGCCGGGAACCGCCTGGAGCAAGCCGACGATCATCGGGCCGACCCCACCGAGCACGTGTTCGCAGTTGTCGAGCACCAGGATCGTCCGGTGGGACTCGTCGGCGTCGTCGCTGAAAGTCGCCACCAGGCCATCCCAGGCCGATCGGCCCGTGATGCCGTTCT carries:
- a CDS encoding ATP-binding protein, coding for MSEVNGGGGNGPAAPGEFVGRHAELRQIDTLLASPSARLITLVGPGGIGKTTLAVEAVRRYRGTARHAVYWTRLARLAAGAETGAVAEEVLQSLAKNGITGRSAWDGLVATFSDDADESHRTILVLDNCEHVLGGVGPMIVGLLQAVPGLTVVATSREPVGWIDEHLVAVPPLSSVHALELFRRRAERTGRPIPEDPAQLAIAARICGHVDNNPLFIRLAAARLLHRPPAIVLRELSGDTADRRLQWTHGARGGVGERHRSVRDVIAWSYGLCTDLEQLLLERMSVFATGCDADSDDTPCAGAEVDAIVAVCADTALPAEEIDRLLERLVERSLLSVRMTATAVRYYLLESVRLFMRDRLSARDDDVDEARLLARHRRHYRDRVAAGPATWYGPREQEWIDWARAAWDNILIAIETSLADPEEAVVGLETAATLMALRVPFITGSNRAITGLTEQALEATAQLDPPPTRLRINATALVGWIAIWQGRHAYTAQLLDECAAECLADPDLRRSWRETTAADIGLPAAVEFTWGLELLLIHLDLRAADVLSRARRKFATADDRAGEQRGELFETLTYANLADADVALGAARRHLDRAVASGAAWAIAWAELAWMIAVSRHGDPREAVRLGQSTLERLLTTGDTWTAGWVAHFSMMAKTYLLSARIDAGDIGGAESAAAATEIAHLQGGIATLHRSMGIVAERVTLVARGTALATEVASSVLGDEVYAAAAERGARLRPELDELQLFLLGRLPIDQLPSPRPRARTTASRWDELTPAEREVALLAAAGWANSAIAGRRGSSIRTVDAQVAAVRRKLMAATRGDITWHIPEHLDERVRLESERRPARRGV